A single genomic interval of Zingiber officinale cultivar Zhangliang chromosome 4A, Zo_v1.1, whole genome shotgun sequence harbors:
- the LOC121972360 gene encoding zinc finger MYM-type protein 5-like, which produces MFSKKYLSESQKRNKRKRVEEIIKTQKGALHNFFKNSFSIEDSVDELQEENQKLNDYAIDKQQLSNQEELNDYAINEQQLSNQEELNNHTINEQKELIENDDNNHAMNKQEELKENDDNDLNVEVGNIIENENELEKTGHVLDIYDPRSWDNIDNKTRDLLVEKGPIRESNIKFTIDEFSRHFSYSYCTRKLPNGENQDRKWLVYSKDANKVYCFCCKLFKSVKNKSLLANEGLNDWKRLSDRLRQHENGIEHITNMRIWIDLEIRLKKNETIDKEIQVQIKKEKEHWKLVLARIIYVVKCLAKRNLTFRGDNEKFYQSSNGNFLGLLELIAEFDLVMQKHF; this is translated from the coding sequence atgttttcaaagaAATATCTATCTGAGAGtcagaaaagaaacaaaagaaaaagagtagaAGAGATTATTAAAACTCAGAAAGGTGCtcttcataatttttttaaaaatagcttTTCAATTGAAGATTCAGTTGATGAAttacaagaagaaaatcaaaaactaaatgaTTATGCAATAGATAAGCAACAACTaagtaatcaagaagaactaaatgattaTGCAATAAATGAGCAACAACtgagtaatcaagaagaacttAATAATCATACAATAAATGAGCAGAAAGAATTGATAGAAAATGATGACAATAATCATGCAATGAATAAGCAAGAAGAATTGAaagaaaatgatgataatgatttgaatgtagAAGTTGGTAATATAATTGAGAATGAAAATGAGTTAGAGAAAACTGGTCATGTTTTGGATATATATGATCCAAGATCTTGGGATAACATTGATAATAAAACAAGAGATCTTTTGGTAGAGAAAGGTCCTATAAGAGAAAGTAATATTAAGTTTACTATAGATGAGTTTTCAAGACATTTTTCATATTCTTATTGCACAAGAAAATTACCAAATGGAGAGAATCAAGATAGAAAATGGCTTGTATACTCGAAAGATGCAAACAAAGTATattgtttttgttgcaaattgTTTAAATCAGTGAAAAATAAAAGTTTGTTGGCAAATGAAGGTTTGAATGATTGGAAACGTTTAAGTGATAGACTTAGACAACATGAGAATGGTATTGAGCATATTACTAACATGAGAATTTGGATTGATTTGGAAATTAGATTGAAAAAGAATGAAACAATTGACAAAGAGATCCAAGTGCAAattaagaaagagaaagaacATTGGAAACTTGTTTTAGCTAGGATTATTTATGTTGTGAAATGTCTTGCTAAACGTAATTTGACTTTTCGTGGGGATAATGAAAAATTTTACCAAAGTAGTAATGGTAACTTTTTGGGGCTACTTGAATTAATTGCAGAATTTGATTTGGTAATGCAAAAGCATTTTTAG